From the Desulfosarcina sp. BuS5 genome, one window contains:
- a CDS encoding ATP-grasp domain-containing protein, with translation MTVRDNAIPVVDTDITKELDLYSGTKIVSEDKAIKMTRESDNPAIYTTSENSIGWISKNLAFSNLPGKIELFKNKLKFRELTKSIFPNFYFKSVGVEDLKQIQFSELPVPFIIKPAVGFMSMGVYKVSNFEEWTNTIDSIIAEIDQIKDLYPAEVLDTSLFIIEQCINGDEFAVDVYYNSIGEPVILNILNHTFSSDTDVSDRVYISSKKIIESNLEEFTGFAEKIGNLARVKNFPVHIELRRDNDGTLLPIEVNPMRFGGWCTTPDIAFLAYGFNPYLYYYSQKKPNWSEVLKGKEGKLFCVIVLNNSTGVDADEITSFNYEKLLSKFEKPIELRKIDFQKYPVFGFLFTETREDNFIELKNILNSDLNEFISTK, from the coding sequence ATGACTGTCAGAGACAATGCCATACCTGTAGTCGATACAGATATAACTAAAGAGTTGGACCTTTACAGTGGGACGAAAATAGTTAGTGAAGATAAAGCTATTAAAATGACTCGCGAGTCAGATAATCCTGCCATCTATACTACATCTGAAAATTCAATAGGTTGGATATCGAAGAATTTAGCTTTCAGTAATCTTCCTGGAAAAATAGAGTTATTTAAAAACAAATTGAAATTTCGTGAGCTGACAAAATCAATTTTTCCTAACTTCTATTTCAAAAGTGTTGGTGTCGAAGACTTAAAACAGATTCAATTTAGCGAATTGCCTGTCCCATTTATCATCAAACCGGCTGTTGGTTTTATGAGCATGGGGGTTTATAAGGTTTCCAATTTTGAGGAGTGGACTAATACAATTGATTCAATAATTGCAGAAATAGATCAAATTAAGGATTTATACCCCGCTGAGGTGTTAGACACCAGTTTATTTATTATTGAACAATGTATTAATGGAGATGAATTTGCTGTTGATGTATACTATAATTCGATTGGTGAACCGGTTATTCTAAACATACTGAACCATACTTTTTCTTCAGATACCGATGTTAGTGACAGAGTTTACATTTCATCCAAAAAAATTATCGAAAGTAATCTTGAAGAATTTACAGGGTTTGCAGAAAAAATTGGGAATTTAGCTAGAGTAAAAAACTTTCCTGTACATATTGAGCTTAGAAGAGATAATGATGGTACTTTATTACCTATCGAGGTTAATCCGATGCGCTTTGGTGGTTGGTGTACTACCCCGGATATAGCCTTCCTTGCCTATGGATTTAACCCTTACTTATATTATTACTCACAAAAAAAACCAAATTGGTCTGAGGTTCTCAAAGGCAAAGAAGGAAAACTCTTTTGTGTTATCGTGTTGAACAACTCGACTGGCGTAGATGCAGATGAGATTACATCCTTTAATTATGAAAAATTACTTTCAAAATTTGAAAAGCCAATAGAGCTTAGAAAAATTGATTTTCAAAAATATCCCGTCTTTGGTTTCCTGTTCACGGAAACCAGGGAAGACAATTTTATTGAACTTAAAAACATACTGAATTCAGACCTGAATGAATTTATATCAACAAAATAA
- a CDS encoding uracil-DNA glycosylase encodes MINQKQIALNKLNDRIRSCINCRLSLTKQNIICGEGTLNARLMLIALSPGENEDRECKMFIGPSGKILDKLLHIAVISRDSIYMTNLIKCKLPKNRRPKQDEIEACSHFLDEEIAILSAKIIVPLGYYAARYIFKKYASDPPPARADYRALYGRLILLNEKKVFPLPHPASLLYNPSYKAETAIKYHKLQILSHNCKWYSMCPMKCYFEHGRLEKKWIELYCKGDWEDCVRYQKEEKGAYHPDWMLPDGSIDESLRYR; translated from the coding sequence ATGATTAATCAAAAACAAATAGCTCTAAATAAATTGAATGACCGTATAAGGAGTTGTATTAACTGCCGGTTATCCTTAACAAAGCAGAATATAATTTGTGGCGAAGGAACTTTAAATGCCCGTTTGATGCTCATAGCCCTATCTCCTGGAGAGAATGAGGATAGAGAGTGCAAAATGTTTATTGGACCATCAGGTAAAATATTAGATAAGCTTTTACATATCGCTGTCATTAGCAGGGATTCAATCTATATGACAAATTTGATTAAGTGTAAGCTGCCCAAAAACAGGAGGCCCAAACAGGATGAGATAGAGGCTTGCAGCCATTTTTTAGATGAGGAGATAGCTATATTGTCGGCTAAAATAATTGTTCCGTTAGGTTATTACGCGGCAAGATATATTTTTAAAAAGTATGCTTCGGATCCTCCCCCGGCGCGTGCAGATTACCGTGCGCTTTACGGTAGACTAATTCTTTTAAATGAAAAAAAAGTATTTCCATTACCACATCCGGCTTCTTTACTTTACAATCCATCTTATAAGGCGGAGACTGCTATAAAATATCATAAATTGCAAATTCTTTCCCATAATTGTAAATGGTATTCTATGTGCCCGATGAAATGTTATTTTGAACATGGACGTTTGGAAAAAAAATGGATAGAATTATATTGTAAAGGTGATTGGGAAGATTGTGTCCGTTATCAGAAAGAAGAAAAGGGAGCTTATCATCCGGATTGGATGCTGCCGGACGGAAGCATCGATGAGAGTTTGCGGTATAGATGA
- a CDS encoding amidohydrolase family protein — MKTKKIKISAGWLIDGTGAPARRNVILEIENGIIQSLSDSQFYNVDQDDIADFSASTIIPGLIDSHLHLCMSGTDDQKIRQKQLKSTFADAEHVISAHLRQLLLSGVIAVRDGGDYGAYALRYKKKRYDKKKGIVDIKTAGRAWRNHGRYGKLIGRPLSRDKTLAEEILYNDESIDHVKIVNSGLNSLKKFGKETPPQFNLNDLKDAVNAASSLGLKVMVHANGRLPVENAIEAGCASIEHGFFMGKKNLGRMAEKKITWVPTACTMKAYAEYLSQDSIEAKISRKTLEDQLGQLVRARALGVTVAVGTDSGSLGVHHGSSIIEELKLFMQAGFSLEETLKASVLNGSALIGLNKTGPIIKGNKASFIVVDGPPAGLPGSLKNIKAVYKEEAWH, encoded by the coding sequence ATGAAGACCAAAAAAATAAAAATTAGCGCTGGATGGTTGATTGACGGGACTGGCGCACCGGCGCGCAGGAATGTAATTCTCGAAATTGAAAACGGCATAATCCAAAGCCTGTCTGATTCACAATTTTATAATGTTGATCAGGACGACATTGCGGATTTTTCAGCTTCCACTATTATTCCCGGTTTGATAGACAGCCATCTTCATCTATGTATGTCCGGCACAGATGATCAAAAAATAAGGCAAAAGCAGCTCAAGTCGACATTTGCCGATGCAGAGCATGTAATTTCAGCGCATCTGCGCCAGTTGCTTTTATCCGGCGTGATTGCCGTGAGGGACGGAGGTGATTACGGGGCCTATGCTTTACGCTATAAAAAAAAACGATATGATAAAAAAAAGGGCATTGTTGATATAAAAACAGCGGGGCGGGCATGGCGTAATCATGGAAGATATGGAAAGCTTATCGGGAGACCGCTATCCCGGGATAAAACTCTTGCGGAGGAAATACTTTATAATGATGAAAGCATAGATCATGTAAAAATTGTTAACTCCGGCCTTAATAGTCTAAAAAAATTCGGCAAGGAGACTCCGCCACAGTTTAATTTGAATGATTTAAAAGATGCTGTAAATGCTGCATCATCATTAGGACTTAAAGTTATGGTGCATGCTAACGGCCGGCTTCCGGTAGAAAATGCGATTGAGGCGGGCTGCGCCTCGATTGAGCACGGTTTTTTTATGGGGAAAAAAAATCTTGGCCGAATGGCTGAAAAAAAGATTACCTGGGTTCCCACAGCCTGCACAATGAAAGCCTATGCAGAGTATCTATCCCAGGATAGCATTGAAGCCAAAATCTCAAGAAAAACCCTGGAAGATCAGCTCGGGCAGCTTGTCAGGGCAAGAGCACTTGGTGTTACTGTTGCGGTTGGTACGGATTCAGGCAGCTTGGGCGTGCACCACGGCAGTTCCATTATTGAAGAATTAAAATTATTTATGCAGGCAGGTTTCTCTTTGGAAGAGACTCTCAAGGCATCGGTTCTGAATGGTTCCGCACTTATCGGACTAAATAAAACAGGACCGATTATCAAGGGAAACAAGGCATCTTTTATAGTTGTGGACGGGCCTCCCGCAGGTTTACCGGGAAGCCTGAAAAATATTAAAGCCGTTTATAAGGAGGAAGCATGGCATTAG
- a CDS encoding 2-hydroxyacyl-CoA dehydratase family protein: protein METVPKELEGIELFQRYLTTFELVKTALTSFETVEDLMAAAPEILKTLPEYAVKVFQSLRPDLVVAAFHPKNRGAILKCAEAQIPFWQGIIDDIKADKPQLDFWFAQGPELFRALGFSPLCSEATMVASAMYKEGCEDAIDKFRMRGFADHLCTANVAYPGYVMNGNWKPPHVMVKPGTPCPSSNLAYQAIKKWYGNEYVMYDSTYYLDKDGLMHQSDAIKRAIPKLEKISGQKLDEDLFRQQMEESNKTYALCGELLELRKNKPNPDPGMHRLLDLLMMVTLLGKPSCTEYFQFIVDEAKERLSNKGTPVIPEGKKEIRALHTWAMNAYTPELYHWLEETYGMTYITCGLSYFIDHQVDTSSVDSMIEGWAQRIMNFAMERQSMSFGDVWLDDMIYLAKDWDADCGIFGGNLSCKQGWAISKLLADRLEDELNIPSTRFEIELCDKRTCPPDEFKHRIGSFVETVLAD from the coding sequence ATGGAAACGGTTCCTAAAGAGTTAGAAGGAATAGAGTTGTTTCAAAGATATTTGACTACTTTTGAGCTGGTTAAAACAGCATTAACCAGTTTTGAAACCGTAGAAGATCTTATGGCCGCAGCGCCGGAAATATTAAAGACCTTGCCGGAGTATGCGGTTAAAGTGTTTCAGTCATTAAGACCGGATCTTGTTGTTGCGGCCTTTCATCCAAAAAACAGGGGCGCTATACTGAAATGTGCGGAAGCTCAGATTCCGTTTTGGCAGGGTATCATTGATGACATCAAGGCGGATAAGCCACAGCTGGATTTCTGGTTTGCGCAGGGGCCGGAATTATTTCGTGCCCTGGGGTTTTCTCCGCTCTGCAGCGAGGCCACCATGGTTGCCTCTGCCATGTATAAAGAAGGATGTGAAGATGCCATTGATAAATTCAGGATGAGAGGATTTGCCGATCATCTTTGCACGGCCAATGTGGCTTACCCCGGTTATGTGATGAATGGGAACTGGAAGCCTCCCCACGTCATGGTAAAACCGGGGACACCTTGCCCTTCGAGTAACCTGGCATACCAGGCCATTAAGAAATGGTATGGCAATGAATATGTTATGTATGATTCAACCTACTACTTAGACAAAGATGGCCTGATGCATCAGAGCGATGCCATTAAAAGGGCCATACCAAAACTTGAGAAGATATCGGGACAAAAACTTGATGAAGATCTATTCAGACAGCAGATGGAGGAAAGTAACAAGACCTATGCCCTTTGCGGTGAACTGCTTGAACTTAGAAAGAATAAGCCCAATCCCGATCCGGGTATGCATCGTCTCCTGGATCTGCTTATGATGGTCACCCTCCTCGGGAAGCCGTCATGTACCGAGTATTTTCAATTTATCGTAGATGAGGCTAAAGAGAGGTTATCCAATAAGGGTACCCCCGTAATTCCGGAAGGGAAAAAAGAGATCAGGGCACTCCACACCTGGGCTATGAACGCATATACTCCCGAGCTGTATCACTGGCTTGAAGAGACCTATGGGATGACCTACATTACTTGTGGGCTCTCTTATTTCATTGATCATCAGGTGGACACTTCATCGGTAGATTCAATGATCGAGGGATGGGCACAGAGAATCATGAATTTTGCCATGGAAAGACAGAGCATGAGCTTCGGTGATGTGTGGCTTGATGACATGATCTATCTGGCAAAAGACTGGGATGCTGATTGCGGCATATTTGGGGGAAACTTGTCATGCAAACAGGGTTGGGCCATCAGCAAACTTCTGGCGGATAGACTGGAAGATGAGTTGAATATCCCTTCAACACGATTTGAAATCGAATTGTGTGATAAACGGACATGTCCCCCGGATGAGTTCAAACACCGCATTGGAAGTTTTGTAGAAACCGTTTTGGCAGACTAA
- a CDS encoding acyl-CoA dehydratase activase translates to MIVAGVDVGSLSAEAVIMKDGEIVAFEIITVRPMPIQSSTEAMEKALAKAGLKMEDIDYCVSTGYGRDEIPFSKKTISEISCHGRGAHWCQPSVRGIIDIGGQDCKAIIVNKDGGLVDFVMNDKCAAGTGRFLEIMSKVLDVDVSDLGQMTFQSDNPIKISSRCSVFAEYEAMFLLAEDKNAIDIGAGVNKAMAERAFSLAGRIKLNGKIDGDVTVTGGVAKNVGVIKNLGNLFGREITGLSLDPQIMGALGAALFAQMHYDKEKE, encoded by the coding sequence ATGATAGTTGCAGGAGTAGATGTTGGATCCCTTTCCGCTGAAGCAGTAATTATGAAAGATGGTGAGATTGTTGCGTTTGAGATTATAACCGTCAGGCCCATGCCAATACAATCATCAACAGAGGCCATGGAAAAGGCCCTTGCAAAGGCCGGGCTTAAAATGGAAGATATAGATTATTGTGTTAGCACAGGTTATGGGCGTGATGAAATACCCTTTTCTAAAAAAACCATCTCTGAAATCTCCTGTCATGGAAGAGGCGCTCACTGGTGTCAACCCTCTGTAAGGGGAATTATTGACATCGGCGGGCAAGATTGTAAGGCCATTATTGTGAATAAAGATGGCGGGTTGGTCGATTTTGTCATGAATGACAAATGCGCAGCGGGAACAGGAAGGTTTCTGGAAATTATGTCAAAGGTCCTGGACGTTGATGTCTCCGATTTGGGGCAGATGACCTTCCAATCGGATAATCCAATAAAAATTTCAAGCAGATGCAGCGTTTTTGCAGAATATGAGGCCATGTTTTTACTCGCCGAGGATAAAAATGCCATTGATATAGGCGCGGGAGTCAATAAGGCTATGGCTGAAAGGGCATTTTCTTTGGCAGGCAGAATCAAGTTGAATGGTAAAATTGATGGGGATGTGACTGTCACGGGCGGTGTTGCAAAGAATGTGGGGGTCATCAAAAATTTGGGAAATCTTTTTGGGCGTGAAATTACCGGGTTATCTCTGGACCCCCAGATCATGGGAGCCTTGGGGGCGGCGTTGTTTGCTCAAATGCATTATGATAAGGAGAAAGAATAG
- a CDS encoding RtcB family protein, with amino-acid sequence MDTKKWDTAKKSLGTLGGGNHFIEIQVDESDCVWLMLHSGSRNPGKTIADFHNRIAIKLNKKMNISAANKDLAFLHSDSNEGKAYQKDMNFALAYALENRKRMMIRFKQIFAETLKKFHQTEVNFMQEINIHHNFAALEKHFGRQVWVHRKGATSALKNEMGIIPGSMGTPSYIVKGLGNPESFMSCSHGAGRIMGRGQASKTLSKEKCDKAMEGILFDRWNKISRGKKKGLFDLGEAPGAYKNIDSVIEAQLDLVKPVVKLKPLGVVKG; translated from the coding sequence ATGGATACAAAAAAATGGGATACTGCGAAAAAGAGTCTCGGCACACTGGGCGGCGGGAATCATTTTATAGAAATTCAGGTAGATGAGAGCGACTGCGTCTGGCTTATGCTTCATTCCGGTTCCAGGAATCCGGGCAAGACAATAGCCGATTTTCATAACCGGATCGCCATAAAATTAAATAAAAAAATGAATATCAGTGCTGCAAACAAAGATCTTGCTTTTCTTCATTCCGATTCAAACGAAGGAAAAGCTTACCAAAAAGATATGAATTTCGCCCTTGCGTATGCCCTTGAAAATCGTAAACGGATGATGATCCGGTTTAAACAAATTTTTGCCGAAACTTTAAAAAAATTTCATCAAACAGAAGTTAACTTTATGCAGGAAATCAATATTCATCATAATTTTGCAGCTCTGGAAAAACACTTCGGCAGACAGGTCTGGGTCCATCGCAAGGGCGCTACATCCGCCTTAAAAAACGAAATGGGCATCATTCCAGGCTCAATGGGCACTCCTTCTTATATTGTCAAGGGGCTCGGTAATCCGGAATCTTTCATGTCATGTTCACATGGCGCCGGTCGTATTATGGGAAGGGGGCAGGCCTCTAAAACGCTTTCAAAGGAAAAATGCGATAAAGCTATGGAAGGTATTCTGTTCGACAGGTGGAACAAAATTTCACGGGGCAAAAAAAAGGGACTTTTTGATTTGGGAGAAGCCCCGGGCGCATACAAGAATATAGACTCGGTTATCGAAGCGCAACTTGATCTTGTAAAGCCTGTGGTAAAGCTTAAACCATTAGGTGTTGTTAAAGGTTAA
- a CDS encoding 2-hydroxyacyl-CoA dehydratase subunit D, with protein MAVEELIRTGGTLYNRYIDDWKKDGGKVIGYTCSYAPEEILIAAGFLPVRLNATGSTETNKADVYMPKFHCLFSKHLLDQGLSKAFDFMDGVVFVNTCDQLRRMYDVWIKLIKFPYQTIMVVPYSYDKEDFEWYLENEVKKLRDDLEKAYDVKITDKALADAINVCNETRDLQAKLYDFRGGAEPMINGADTHKIILAGTSMPKKKYNELLKESLDELEKRDPITDYRARILIGGSVIDQPEVIRVIEDAGGLVVTDVLCTGTRWIMDKVEVNEDPLYAIAKRYYDHQPCPRMTFVYERKRDFVLDMAKKYDVDGAIFFKIAFCDHHSGDNPLYKEDLEDIGVPALLLDRDYRITDIGRFTTRIEAFFEKLGK; from the coding sequence ATGGCAGTCGAAGAATTAATCCGAACTGGAGGAACGTTATATAATCGTTATATTGATGACTGGAAAAAAGACGGGGGAAAAGTCATAGGTTACACTTGCAGTTATGCGCCTGAAGAGATTTTGATAGCTGCGGGCTTTTTGCCCGTCAGGCTTAATGCAACAGGTTCCACTGAAACCAATAAGGCAGATGTTTATATGCCGAAATTTCACTGCTTGTTTTCGAAGCATCTCCTGGATCAAGGTCTGTCTAAAGCATTTGATTTTATGGATGGGGTTGTTTTCGTAAATACCTGCGATCAATTGAGACGCATGTATGATGTCTGGATCAAGCTCATAAAATTTCCCTATCAAACCATTATGGTGGTGCCCTATTCTTACGACAAAGAAGATTTTGAATGGTATCTGGAGAATGAGGTAAAAAAACTCAGGGACGATCTGGAAAAAGCCTATGACGTAAAAATTACGGACAAAGCCCTGGCTGATGCAATAAATGTCTGCAATGAAACCAGGGACCTTCAAGCCAAATTATATGACTTCAGAGGAGGTGCGGAGCCTATGATTAATGGGGCTGATACCCACAAGATCATCCTTGCCGGAACCTCCATGCCCAAGAAAAAGTATAACGAATTGCTCAAGGAGTCCCTGGACGAACTGGAGAAGAGAGATCCTATTACAGATTACAGGGCCCGAATTCTCATTGGAGGAAGCGTCATAGATCAGCCCGAAGTGATACGTGTTATCGAAGATGCCGGAGGTCTTGTGGTTACAGATGTTCTTTGTACCGGCACACGATGGATCATGGACAAGGTGGAAGTGAATGAGGATCCCCTTTACGCCATTGCCAAGCGATATTACGATCACCAGCCCTGTCCAAGGATGACCTTTGTTTATGAGCGAAAACGTGATTTTGTGTTAGATATGGCCAAAAAATATGATGTGGACGGGGCCATTTTTTTCAAAATAGCCTTTTGCGACCATCATTCGGGAGACAACCCCTTGTACAAGGAAGATCTGGAAGATATTGGCGTGCCGGCTCTGCTTCTGGACAGGGATTACAGGATAACGGATATAGGCAGATTCACGACGAGGATCGAGGCTTTTTTTGAAAAACTCGGGAAATAA
- the larB gene encoding nickel pincer cofactor biosynthesis protein LarB gives MDMKSLNALLRAVSSGKTSVENAAEKLKNLSMEDIEYAHIDHNRSLRKGFPEVIFGEGKTADQIIGIMEKILVQEHVLLVTRVSPNKADKILAHFPEAKFYNDAGMIIWKKDTISILGKGEILVISAGTSDIPVAREAYLTAKAMGNEAGYLYDVGVAGIHRLFKHKELISNAAVLVVAAGMEGALPSVVAGMVDKPVIAVPTSIGYGASLGGLTALFAMLNSCSSNVAVVNIDNGFGAGYMASMINRV, from the coding sequence ATGGATATGAAATCTTTGAATGCGCTCCTCAGGGCGGTTTCAAGCGGCAAAACAAGTGTTGAAAATGCGGCGGAAAAACTGAAAAATTTATCTATGGAAGATATTGAATATGCCCACATCGACCATAATCGTTCCCTGCGGAAGGGGTTTCCCGAAGTTATCTTCGGTGAGGGGAAAACAGCAGATCAGATAATAGGCATAATGGAGAAAATACTTGTGCAGGAGCATGTTTTACTTGTGACTCGTGTCAGCCCGAATAAAGCCGACAAGATTCTTGCACACTTCCCGGAAGCTAAATTTTATAATGATGCCGGAATGATAATCTGGAAAAAGGATACAATTTCTATACTGGGAAAAGGTGAAATACTTGTTATTTCAGCCGGTACTTCGGATATCCCGGTGGCCAGGGAAGCCTATCTTACTGCCAAAGCCATGGGCAATGAAGCCGGCTATCTGTACGATGTGGGAGTAGCCGGGATTCACAGGTTGTTTAAGCATAAAGAATTAATCAGCAATGCCGCAGTGCTTGTCGTGGCTGCCGGAATGGAGGGCGCCTTGCCCAGCGTTGTGGCCGGGATGGTGGACAAGCCTGTCATAGCAGTGCCGACCAGTATAGGTTATGGAGCAAGCCTGGGTGGTTTGACGGCTCTTTTTGCAATGCTGAACAGTTGCAGTTCCAATGTGGCTGTTGTAAATATTGATAATGGTTTCGGAGCCGGGTATATGGCATCTATGATTAACAGGGTTTAA
- a CDS encoding RtcB family protein encodes MALEIFDDPSSMKVPIKSWCANIEAGARAQALNVANHPAVFHHFALMPDCHQGYGMPIGGVAALMDAISPNMVGVDIGCGMIAVQTDIPVKYLLKQQIREILEQIKRTVPVGFNRHKKCRPGMVLKQGRPNGWIQKNGILRKRVSAHWAAGIIL; translated from the coding sequence ATGGCATTAGAAATATTTGATGATCCTTCCAGCATGAAGGTTCCCATTAAATCATGGTGTGCAAATATTGAGGCCGGAGCCAGGGCACAGGCCCTCAATGTCGCTAATCATCCTGCTGTTTTTCACCATTTTGCCTTAATGCCGGACTGCCACCAGGGGTATGGAATGCCCATCGGCGGTGTTGCGGCTTTAATGGATGCTATCAGTCCCAATATGGTTGGTGTTGATATAGGCTGCGGCATGATTGCGGTTCAAACCGATATACCGGTAAAATATCTTCTAAAACAACAGATCAGAGAGATCCTTGAGCAGATTAAACGGACGGTGCCGGTAGGTTTTAACAGGCATAAAAAATGCAGACCTGGGATGGTTTTAAAGCAGGGCCGCCCAAATGGATGGATACAAAAAAATGGGATACTGCGAAAAAGAGTCTCGGCACACTGGGCGGCGGGAATCATTTTATAG
- a CDS encoding ATP-dependent helicase, protein MKIKEQIKPADNSGQFNINYEKELNPSQLDAVTSAEGPLLIIAGAGSGKTRTLTYRVAYLVEKGIPPQSILLLTFTRKASQEMLHRASQLVGARCAMVSGGTFHSFANSVLRTYAKKIGFGHDFYIMDRSDTESLINIIRKESGYGSKNRSFPRKQTLANIFSRAVNKVLSLEDVVSRDYPHFFNDLEAIIELNKEYANQKRINNALDYDDLLIFLHLLLKKHPEIRNKLTSLYRYIMVDEYQDTNPVQAEIVYFLAGDEKNIMVVGDDSQSIYSFRGADFMNIMRFPDVFPSTRIIKLEENYRSAQPILDLTNKMIENAATKYSKKLFTNLHGETMPIIINAEDEYAQSEIVVKKIKNLAEKGIPVNEIAVLFRSGFHSFGLEIELTRNNISFIKMGGFKFMDSAHIKDVIAHLRAFSSRVDRISWYRILMLLNKIGPAAARKIFKSVSEKGIDAGLSGIKLKGKAAEGIMKLKGLFAKMDSQSVTVADMGEAVIEYYTPLLETMYDDHHKRRKHLEHLVGIMERYRNMGEFLTDMALEPPNTVKDDSFTTNPSDKGRLVLSTVHSAKGLEWNTVFVIWTLDGRFPSAYALNNDKDLEEELRLMYVAATRAKENLFFIYPQNVYDKSSNSFLCNPSRFLEIIPDDILKKEF, encoded by the coding sequence ATGAAAATAAAAGAACAAATAAAACCAGCGGACAATTCCGGGCAATTTAATATTAATTATGAGAAGGAACTTAATCCCTCTCAACTTGATGCTGTAACAAGTGCTGAAGGACCGCTCCTGATTATTGCGGGTGCTGGAAGTGGAAAGACCAGGACTCTTACTTACAGGGTTGCCTACCTTGTGGAAAAAGGCATCCCTCCTCAATCTATTCTACTTCTCACATTTACAAGAAAAGCATCCCAGGAAATGCTGCATCGTGCCTCACAGCTGGTAGGTGCAAGATGCGCCATGGTTTCAGGAGGAACTTTTCATTCTTTTGCAAACAGTGTGCTGCGAACCTACGCAAAAAAAATCGGGTTTGGGCATGACTTCTATATTATGGACCGGTCAGACACCGAAAGTTTAATAAATATTATAAGAAAAGAGTCCGGCTACGGCTCAAAAAACCGCTCATTCCCAAGGAAACAGACTCTTGCCAATATTTTCAGCAGGGCTGTCAATAAGGTTCTATCCCTGGAAGATGTAGTTTCCCGTGATTACCCGCATTTCTTCAATGACCTGGAAGCAATTATTGAGCTGAATAAAGAATACGCAAATCAAAAAAGAATAAATAATGCCCTTGACTATGACGATCTTCTGATATTTTTACATCTGCTTTTAAAAAAACACCCGGAAATTCGCAACAAGCTTACGTCGCTGTATCGTTACATCATGGTAGACGAATATCAGGACACAAACCCTGTACAGGCAGAAATAGTATACTTCCTTGCCGGCGATGAAAAGAATATTATGGTTGTAGGCGATGATTCCCAGAGCATATATTCTTTCAGGGGAGCAGACTTCATGAATATAATGAGATTTCCCGATGTTTTTCCTTCCACAAGGATAATCAAGCTGGAAGAGAACTATCGCAGTGCTCAACCCATTCTTGACCTTACAAACAAGATGATTGAAAATGCAGCAACAAAATATTCAAAAAAACTATTTACAAATTTACACGGCGAAACCATGCCCATTATCATAAACGCTGAGGATGAATATGCTCAATCAGAAATTGTAGTAAAAAAAATAAAAAACCTTGCTGAAAAAGGTATACCCGTAAATGAGATAGCAGTACTTTTCAGGTCCGGCTTTCATTCATTCGGACTTGAGATAGAACTGACCAGAAATAACATTTCTTTTATAAAAATGGGTGGTTTCAAATTCATGGATTCCGCTCATATAAAGGATGTAATAGCTCATTTAAGGGCTTTCTCCAGTCGGGTTGACAGAATAAGCTGGTATAGAATTCTTATGCTTCTTAATAAAATCGGTCCCGCCGCGGCACGAAAAATTTTCAAATCTGTTTCAGAAAAAGGAATCGATGCCGGCCTGTCGGGCATAAAACTTAAGGGAAAGGCAGCCGAGGGCATTATGAAGCTTAAGGGGCTTTTCGCTAAAATGGATTCACAATCAGTAACTGTCGCCGACATGGGAGAAGCTGTAATAGAATATTATACACCGCTCTTGGAAACAATGTATGATGATCATCACAAACGCAGAAAACACCTTGAGCATCTTGTTGGGATTATGGAACGATACAGGAATATGGGAGAATTTTTAACAGATATGGCCCTGGAGCCTCCAAATACAGTGAAAGATGACTCCTTTACGACAAATCCTTCAGATAAAGGCAGGCTGGTTCTTTCCACAGTGCACTCAGCCAAAGGGTTAGAGTGGAATACTGTATTTGTTATCTGGACCCTTGACGGACGTTTTCCGTCGGCCTATGCTTTAAATAATGACAAAGACCTTGAAGAAGAACTGAGGCTAATGTATGTTGCCGCAACACGCGCAAAGGAAAATCTCTTTTTTATTTACCCGCAAAATGTCTACGACAAAAGCTCAAACAGCTTTTTATGCAACCCGAGCCGCTTTCTCGAGATAATACCCGACGATATTCTTAAAAAAGAATTTTAA